A single window of Loxodonta africana isolate mLoxAfr1 chromosome 10, mLoxAfr1.hap2, whole genome shotgun sequence DNA harbors:
- the LOC100666788 gene encoding olfactory receptor 11H4-like, whose amino-acid sequence MNRSATHIVTEFVLLGFPACWEMQIFLFSLLLVVYVLTLLGNGAIICAVRCHPQLHTPMYSLLGNFAFLEIWYVSSTVSTMLANILSKTKVISFSGCSFQFYFFFSLGTAECLFLAVMAYDRYLAICHPLHYPTIMARRICGMLVSLCWLTGFLGYPIQIFFISQLPFCGPNIIDHFLCDMDPLMALSCSPAPTTEFIFYTECSLVLFFTIMYILRSYTLLLRAVFQVPSAAGQWKALSTCGSRLVVVSLFYGTVMVMYVSPTYGVPTLIQKTLTLVYSVLTPLCNPLIYSPRNKNMKFALRNILGRMRIGQNSRVKDVPYFQVLMKNKVKMYSLFPWSFSSHFVELGASYFICYVQL is encoded by the coding sequence ATGAACAGGTCAGCAACACACATTGTGACTGAGTTTGTTCTCCTGGGATTCCCTGCTTGCTGGGAGATGCAGATTTTCCTCTTCTCATTGCTTTTGGTGGTTTATGTCTTGACCCTGCTGGGGAATGGGGCCATCATCTGTGCAGTGAGATGCCACCCACaactccacacccccatgtactctCTGCTGGGCAACTTTGCCTTCCTTGAGATCTGGTATGTTTCCTCCACAGTTTCCACCATGCTAGCCAACATTCTCTCCAAGACCAAGGTCATCTCATTTTCTGGTTGCTCCTTCcagttctatttcttcttttccctggGCACTGCTGAATGTCTCTTCCTGGCAGTAATGGCTTATGATCGGTACCTGGCCATCTGCCACCCACTGCACTACCCCACCATCATGGCCAGGAGGATCTGTGGCATGCTggtgtctctctgctggctcactGGATTCCTTGGCTACCCAATCCAAATTTTCTTCATCTCCCAACTTCCCTTTTGTGGTCCCAATATCATTGATCACTTCCTGTGTGACATGGACCCACTCATGGCTCTGTCCTGTTCCCCAGCCCCCActacagaatttattttctatacTGAGTGCTCCcttgtcctctttttcactatTATGTATATTCTTCGATCCTACACTCTGCTGCTCAGAGCTGTTTTTCAGGTCCCCTCTGCAGCTGGCCAGTGGAAAGCCCTCTCCACATGTGGCTCTCGTTTAGTTGTGGTGTCTCTTTTCTATGGGACAGTCATGGTAATGTATGTGAGTCCTACGTATGGGGTCCCAACTTTGATACAGAAGACCCTCACTCTGGTGTATTCAGTACTGACACCTCTTTGTAATCCCCTGATTTATAGTCCTCGTAATAAGAACATGAAATTTGCCCTGAGAAATATCCTGGGTAGAATGAGAATAGGTCAAAATTCACGAGTCAAAGATGTGCCATACTTCCAAGTCCTAATGAAGAACAAGGTGAAGATGTACTCATTATTTCCATGGTCTTTTAGTTCTCACTTTGTGGAGTTAGGGGCCAGTTATTTTATCTGCTATGTCCAACTTTAA
- the LOC100666504 gene encoding olfactory receptor 11G2-like, giving the protein MRILKTSNISGSVSEFILLGFPCRKEIQRLLFVLFSLIYLLTLMGNLSIICAVWSSRKLHKPMYILLANFSFLEICYVSSNVPKLLATIISQTKSISYAGCLLQFYFFFSMCAAECLFLSVMSFDRLLAIYRPLHYPTVMTHDLCAQLVVFCWAGGFLWLLTPLTLISQVPFCGPNTIDHFLCDLAPLLALSCAPVSGTTLTCGIISSLIIFLTFLYILGTYFCVLRVVLQVPSGSGRHKAFSTCTSHLAVVSLFYGSVMVMYVSPGSGDHPGMQKFVTLFYALATPFFNPLIYNFQNKDMKEALKNIPYVFLWEIS; this is encoded by the coding sequence ATGAGGATCCTGAAGACCAGTAATATCTCTGGATCTGTGAGTGAGTTCATCCTCCTGGGCTTCCCCTGCCGCAAAGAGATCCAGAGGCTCCTCTTTGTACTCTTCTCCCTCATCTACCTCCTGACCCTCATGGGCAACTTGTCCATCATCTGTGCTGTGTGGTCAAGCAGGAAACTCCACAAGCCCATGTACATCCTCCTGGCCAACTTCTCCTTCCTGGAGATCTGCTATGTCAGTTCTAATGTGCCCAAATTGTTGGCCACCATCATCTCCCAGACCAAGAGCATCTCCTATGCTGGCTGCCTGCTCCAGTTCTACTTCTTCTTCTCCATGTGTGCTGCTGAATGTTTATTTCTGTCAGTGATGTCTTTTGATCGATTGCTTGCTATTTATAGACCTTTGCACTATCCCACCGTAATGACCCATGACTTATGTGCCCAGTTAGTGGTTTTCTGCTGGGCAGGTGGCTTTCTCTGGTTACTGACCCCTTTGACCCTAATATCTCAGGTGCCCTTCTGTGGTCCAAACACCATTGACCATTTTCTCTGTGATCTGGCACCCTTACTGGCATTGTCCTGTGCTCCAGTATCTGGAACTACTCTGACCTGTGGTATTATTAGCTCTCTCATTATCTTCCTCACCTTTCTGTACATCCTTGGCACTTACTTCTGTGTCCTCAGAGTGGTGTTACAGGTGCCCTCAGGCTCCGGGAGGCATAAGGCTTTCTCTACTTGTACCTCCCACCTTGCTGTGGTGTCCTTGTTCTATGGCTCAGTCATGGTGATGTATGTTAGCCCAGGTTCTGGGGACCATCCTGGGATGCAGAAATTTGTGACCTTGTTTTATGCTTTGGCAACACCATTCTTTAATCCCCTGATCTATAACTTCCAGAACAAAGATATGAAGGAGGCATTAAAGAATATTCCATATGTATTTTTGTGGGAAATTTCTTAA